A genomic window from Nocardioides sp. BP30 includes:
- a CDS encoding ABC transporter permease yields the protein MERRDVPVKRPERPERPGGPAAAGRYVTLLALAAVPVAVLAVFFVLPVIGMVGRGFRPAGHWDAGGVLDVLRRPRVHRVLWFTVWSSTVATAVTLLLGLPAAYVLHRLAVPLRRVVRAALLVPFVLPTVVVGVAFRELLTGPLSWLPIDGTPIAIIAGLVFFNVAVVIRAVGAAWEGLDPRPAEAAAALGAAPWTVFRTVTLPALRPAIVGAASVVFLFCATSFGVVLTLGGLRYASVETEIYLLTTNLLDLQGAAALSLLQLAVVVALLGIGARVRRLPGSAQRAPSRPRRPRLADLPQLAVTALLLVFVAAPLAALLVGSLRVSTPDGKRWSMANYRALSSTGSHQALLEPVTSALNLSLRIAVDATLLALVLGLLVALSVTRRGHGRAERRLRGTLDAFFMLPLGVSAVTLGFGFLVTLDRPPVDLRDSPWLVPIAQALVALPLVVRTLVPALGGIDDRQRQAAASLGAGPLRRMLVVDVPVLWRPLLASAGFAFAVSLGEFGATSFLARDESATVPVVIYRLIGHPGAMNYGMALAASCVLAGTTAVVMLVVERLRVPSLGVL from the coding sequence GTGGAGCGACGTGACGTCCCGGTGAAGCGGCCCGAGCGGCCCGAGCGGCCCGGTGGACCTGCGGCAGCGGGCCGCTACGTGACCCTGCTGGCGCTGGCGGCCGTGCCGGTCGCGGTGCTGGCGGTGTTCTTCGTGCTGCCGGTGATCGGCATGGTCGGCCGCGGCTTCAGGCCCGCAGGGCACTGGGACGCCGGCGGTGTGCTGGACGTGCTGCGGCGGCCCCGGGTGCACCGGGTGCTCTGGTTCACGGTGTGGAGCTCCACGGTCGCGACCGCCGTCACGCTCCTGCTGGGGCTGCCGGCGGCGTACGTGCTGCATCGGCTCGCGGTGCCGCTGCGCCGGGTGGTGCGGGCCGCCTTGCTGGTGCCGTTCGTGCTGCCGACGGTCGTGGTGGGGGTCGCGTTCCGCGAGCTGCTCACCGGGCCGCTGAGCTGGCTGCCGATCGACGGTACGCCGATCGCCATCATCGCCGGACTGGTCTTCTTCAACGTCGCCGTCGTGATCAGGGCCGTCGGCGCGGCCTGGGAGGGCCTGGATCCGCGTCCGGCCGAGGCTGCGGCCGCGCTGGGCGCAGCCCCGTGGACGGTGTTCCGTACCGTCACGCTGCCCGCGCTGCGGCCGGCGATCGTGGGTGCCGCCTCGGTCGTCTTCCTCTTCTGCGCGACCTCCTTCGGCGTGGTGCTCACCCTCGGCGGCCTGCGCTACGCCAGCGTCGAGACCGAGATCTACCTGCTCACCACGAACCTGCTCGACCTGCAGGGTGCCGCGGCGCTGTCCCTGCTCCAGCTCGCCGTCGTCGTGGCGCTGCTGGGGATCGGCGCCCGGGTGCGCCGGCTACCGGGCAGCGCCCAGCGTGCCCCCAGCCGGCCGCGCCGCCCCCGGCTCGCCGACCTGCCGCAGCTGGCGGTGACGGCGCTGCTCCTCGTCTTCGTCGCGGCACCGCTCGCGGCGCTGCTCGTCGGCAGCCTGCGGGTCTCCACGCCCGACGGCAAGCGGTGGAGTATGGCCAACTACCGCGCGCTGAGCTCGACCGGCTCGCACCAGGCGCTGCTCGAGCCGGTGACCTCCGCGCTGAACCTGTCCTTGCGCATCGCCGTGGACGCCACCCTGCTCGCGCTGGTGCTCGGGCTGCTGGTCGCGCTCTCGGTCACCCGGCGAGGTCACGGCCGGGCGGAGCGACGGCTGCGCGGCACGCTGGACGCGTTCTTCATGCTGCCGTTGGGCGTCTCCGCGGTGACGCTCGGCTTCGGCTTCCTGGTCACCCTCGACCGGCCGCCGGTGGATCTGCGCGACTCACCCTGGTTGGTGCCGATCGCGCAGGCGCTGGTGGCGCTGCCGCTGGTGGTGCGCACGCTCGTCCCGGCGCTGGGCGGGATCGACGACCGGCAGCGCCAGGCCGCGGCATCGCTCGGGGCGGGGCCGCTGCGCCGGATGCTCGTGGTCGACGTACCGGTGTTGTGGCGGCCGCTGCTCGCCTCGGCCGGCTTCGCGTTCGCCGTCTCGCTCGGGGAGTTCGGCGCCACCAGCTTCCTGGCCCGCGACGAGAGCGCGACCGTCCCGGTGGTCATCTACCGCCTCATCGGCCACCCCGGCGCGATGAACTACGGGATGGCCCTCGCCGCCTCGTGCGTCCTGGCGGGAACCACCGCCGTGGTGATGCTGGTCGTCGAGCGGCTCCGGGTGCCCAGCCTGGGGGTGCTGTGA
- a CDS encoding zinc-dependent metalloprotease, which translates to MTAAGYGAREDGGSAQGMVDWDFAVRIGSGIAGEGPQVSRAEGAAVVAELRADAGRATGLVKEFTGLDAPADTAPVLVVDRAGWVQANADAFAHVIAPVVDKLVDKRPMSGIARSVGAKVTGAEVGGLLGFLSSKVLGQFDPFAETAAGPHGRLLLVAPNIVHVERELGVDPTDFRLWVCLHEETHRVQFTANPWLRDHLLGEIKALADTMDVQSMLGDGLSRAVEAIKGNGNLLEAVSSPEQREIMDRVTGVMSLLEGHADVVMDDVGPTVIPSVATIRTAFDKRRKGIGTLDRVLRRLLGLEQKMAQYRDGAVFVRTVVDKVGMEQFNAVFTGPKTLPSKDEIHHPERWIARVL; encoded by the coding sequence ATGACGGCAGCGGGGTACGGCGCTCGCGAGGACGGTGGCAGCGCCCAGGGGATGGTCGACTGGGACTTCGCCGTCCGCATCGGCTCGGGCATCGCCGGCGAGGGCCCGCAGGTCAGCCGGGCCGAGGGCGCTGCGGTGGTGGCCGAGCTGCGTGCCGACGCCGGCCGGGCGACGGGTCTGGTCAAGGAGTTCACCGGCCTCGACGCGCCCGCCGACACCGCTCCGGTGCTGGTGGTCGACCGTGCCGGCTGGGTGCAGGCCAACGCCGACGCGTTCGCGCACGTCATCGCGCCCGTGGTCGACAAGCTGGTCGACAAGCGTCCGATGAGCGGCATCGCCCGCAGCGTCGGCGCCAAGGTCACCGGCGCCGAGGTGGGCGGCCTGCTGGGCTTCTTGTCCAGCAAGGTGCTGGGCCAGTTCGACCCGTTCGCCGAGACGGCTGCCGGCCCGCACGGGCGGCTGCTGCTGGTGGCGCCCAACATCGTCCACGTGGAGCGCGAGCTCGGCGTCGACCCGACCGACTTCCGGCTCTGGGTGTGCCTGCACGAGGAGACCCACCGGGTGCAGTTCACCGCGAATCCGTGGCTGCGTGACCACCTCCTCGGTGAGATCAAGGCGCTCGCGGACACGATGGACGTGCAGAGCATGCTCGGCGACGGGCTGTCCCGGGCGGTCGAGGCGATCAAGGGCAACGGCAACCTGCTGGAGGCCGTCTCCTCGCCCGAGCAGCGCGAGATCATGGACCGCGTCACCGGCGTGATGTCGCTACTCGAAGGGCACGCCGACGTGGTGATGGACGACGTGGGGCCGACCGTCATCCCCTCGGTGGCGACCATCCGCACGGCCTTCGACAAGCGCCGCAAGGGCATCGGCACCCTCGACCGGGTGCTGCGCCGGCTGCTCGGCCTGGAGCAGAAGATGGCCCAGTACCGCGATGGTGCCGTCTTCGTGCGCACCGTCGTGGACAAGGTCGGCATGGAGCAGTTCAACGCTGTCTTCACCGGTCCCAAGACCCTGCCCTCCAAGGACGAGATCCACCACCCCGAGCGGTGGATCGCCAGGGTGCTGTGA
- a CDS encoding thiamine ABC transporter substrate-binding protein, whose amino-acid sequence MRTHALATVGIAVLLATTACSVSSKDDTGPAGTPSHQGVTTGASAAPRIRDVVLVTHDSWNLPKKLVAQWEQQTGYHLVVRASGDAGKLTNKLVLTQGNPDGDVSFGVDNTFATRALKAGVFAPYTPADLPAGVSGYDVAGDGGAHLTPVDHSGVCVNVDTTWFAAHHLPAPQSLDDLVKPAYKNLFVTPGATTSSPGMAFLLATIAQYGASTGSGDGWEGYWSKLMANGAEITDGWDQAYEVEFTQGGGNGKRPIVLSYDSDPAFTVKNGQTSTKALLDTCFSEIEYAGVLTGATNVPGAEAFVNWLLSPQVQAKLPDSMYVFPVVTGTPLPPAWAKFAVPSSQPLTVSPAQIDAHREEWLQQWSDVTSR is encoded by the coding sequence ATGCGCACGCATGCGCTCGCGACGGTGGGTATCGCCGTCCTTCTGGCCACGACCGCCTGCTCGGTCTCGTCCAAGGACGACACCGGTCCCGCCGGAACTCCGTCCCACCAGGGGGTGACCACCGGCGCCTCGGCCGCACCCCGGATCCGCGACGTCGTCCTGGTCACCCACGACTCGTGGAACCTGCCCAAGAAGCTGGTCGCCCAGTGGGAGCAGCAGACCGGCTACCACCTGGTCGTCCGTGCCAGCGGTGATGCCGGCAAGCTCACCAACAAGCTCGTCCTCACCCAGGGCAATCCCGACGGGGACGTCTCCTTCGGCGTCGACAACACCTTCGCGACCCGGGCCCTGAAGGCGGGCGTGTTCGCGCCGTACACCCCCGCCGACCTGCCTGCCGGGGTCAGCGGCTACGACGTCGCCGGGGACGGCGGGGCCCACCTGACACCGGTCGATCACTCAGGGGTGTGCGTGAACGTCGACACCACTTGGTTCGCCGCCCACCACCTCCCGGCGCCGCAGTCCCTCGACGACCTGGTGAAGCCGGCGTACAAGAACCTCTTCGTCACCCCCGGGGCGACCACGTCCTCGCCGGGGATGGCGTTCCTGCTGGCGACGATCGCGCAGTACGGCGCCTCGACGGGCTCGGGCGACGGGTGGGAGGGCTACTGGTCCAAGCTGATGGCCAACGGCGCGGAGATCACCGACGGCTGGGACCAGGCCTACGAGGTGGAGTTCACCCAGGGAGGTGGCAACGGCAAGCGGCCGATCGTGCTCTCCTACGACTCCGACCCGGCCTTCACCGTCAAGAACGGGCAGACCTCCACCAAGGCGCTGCTCGACACCTGCTTCAGCGAGATCGAGTACGCCGGGGTCCTCACCGGAGCCACGAACGTCCCCGGCGCCGAGGCCTTCGTGAACTGGCTGCTCTCGCCACAGGTGCAGGCCAAGCTGCCCGACTCGATGTACGTCTTCCCGGTCGTCACCGGCACGCCCCTGCCACCCGCGTGGGCGAAGTTCGCCGTGCCGTCCTCCCAGCCGCTGACCGTCAGCCCGGCGCAGATCGACGCCCATCGTGAGGAGTGGCTCCAGCAGTGGAGCGACGTGACGTCCCGGTGA
- the dacB gene encoding D-alanyl-D-alanine carboxypeptidase/D-alanyl-D-alanine endopeptidase produces the protein MSRSGQRRRLGRFALVGLVVLLLVVGGATWSLGWVDHWRGHDRVAATPPPLPLSVHPPSPSPAPAIAAPSDGTLKPEAVRRVLRRGLTAALGDHVLAAVAGTTGAAVASRGSGVATPASTNKLLTAATVLTLDGPEKRFATRVVAGTGHRIVLVGGGDPLLAARPDKGYPQAADLTTLARETAAALRQRGTHRVRLQYDAGLFTGPAVNPSWPPSYISEGVVAPITALWADEGRTHGGDGRVADPAADAARTFANALTAAGIGVAGSPSAATAPAGATLLAQVQSPPLREIVDHVLETSDNEGAEVLAHQAGLAAGTGGSFAGGVEAVTTTLTKLGVDTTGLTLHDGSGLSRADRLSATTLVQVLQKAATQARLAPIVSALPVAAFSGSLLERYDDHADAGRGVVRAKTGTLTGVDALAGYTRDADGSPVVFAVVADRVDVPDTLKARDALDALASALTTCRCG, from the coding sequence GTGTCACGCTCGGGTCAGCGCCGTCGGCTCGGCCGGTTCGCTCTGGTCGGGCTCGTCGTCCTCCTCCTCGTCGTCGGTGGGGCGACCTGGAGCCTGGGCTGGGTCGACCACTGGCGCGGTCACGACCGCGTCGCCGCCACGCCCCCGCCGCTGCCGTTGAGCGTGCACCCACCCTCGCCGAGCCCGGCCCCGGCGATCGCCGCCCCCAGCGACGGCACCCTGAAGCCCGAGGCCGTACGCCGGGTCCTGCGCCGCGGTCTCACCGCGGCTCTCGGCGACCACGTCCTCGCGGCCGTGGCGGGCACCACGGGTGCCGCCGTCGCGTCCCGCGGGTCCGGCGTGGCCACGCCGGCCTCGACGAACAAGCTGCTCACCGCCGCGACGGTGCTGACTCTCGACGGCCCGGAGAAGCGGTTCGCCACCCGCGTCGTCGCGGGCACCGGGCACCGGATCGTGCTGGTCGGGGGCGGCGATCCGCTGCTCGCGGCGCGCCCCGACAAGGGCTATCCGCAGGCCGCGGACCTCACGACGCTCGCCCGCGAGACGGCAGCGGCGCTGCGGCAGCGCGGCACCCACCGGGTGCGGCTGCAGTACGACGCCGGCCTGTTCACCGGGCCCGCTGTCAACCCTTCCTGGCCGCCGAGCTACATCAGCGAGGGGGTGGTCGCGCCGATCACCGCGCTGTGGGCCGACGAGGGCCGGACCCACGGGGGCGACGGCCGCGTCGCCGACCCGGCCGCCGACGCGGCCCGGACCTTCGCGAACGCCCTGACCGCCGCCGGGATCGGTGTCGCCGGCTCACCGAGCGCTGCGACGGCTCCGGCCGGCGCGACGCTGCTGGCGCAGGTGCAGAGTCCGCCGCTGCGCGAGATCGTCGACCACGTGCTGGAGACCAGCGACAACGAGGGCGCCGAGGTGCTCGCCCACCAGGCCGGTCTCGCGGCCGGTACCGGCGGCAGCTTCGCCGGCGGCGTGGAGGCGGTCACGACGACGCTGACCAAGCTCGGTGTGGACACCACGGGGCTGACGCTGCACGACGGCAGCGGCCTCTCGCGCGCGGACCGGCTCTCCGCCACGACGCTGGTCCAGGTGCTGCAGAAGGCGGCCACCCAGGCGCGGTTGGCGCCGATCGTGAGCGCCCTGCCGGTCGCCGCGTTCAGCGGCTCCCTGCTGGAGCGGTACGACGACCACGCCGACGCGGGGCGCGGCGTGGTCCGGGCCAAGACCGGCACGCTGACCGGTGTGGACGCGCTCGCCGGGTACACCCGCGACGCGGACGGCAGCCCCGTGGTGTTCGCGGTCGTGGCCGACCGCGTCGACGTACCGGACACGCTCAAGGCGCGCGACGCCCTCGACGCGTTGGCCAGCGCGCTGACGACTTGCCGCTGCGGATAG
- a CDS encoding acyl-CoA dehydrogenase family protein, which produces MSTDDLTQGLAAALDGRDADVRRQVRDQLIPHAGLLHEADELPRDAYRERVRDLLLEMTKSGLTGLGFPKEYGGAGDVGASIAAFETLALGDLSILVKSGVQFGLFGGAILHLGTERHHEAYLSDVVSGRLLGCFAMTEHGHGSNVAELGTTLTYDPDTDELIVTTTDANAYKDYIGNAAKDGELAVVFANLVVAGEKHGVHAVLVPIRVDGRPAPGVRIEDDGPKMGLNGVDNGRLWFDDVRVPRANLLNRFADITDDGRYESSIENPNRRFFTMLGTLVQGRVSVGGAALGAARSALTIATLYADRRRQFGSGDGQEMLLLDYGQHQRRLLPLIARTYALTFAQEVLREQLHEVFSAPPETVETQTRRELESRAAGTKALATWHATRAIQECREACGGAGYLAANRFAALKADTDVFTTFEGDNTVLLQLVAKGLLTDYASDFEDLDQFGMVRFVTGVAVETVLERTAAHKLLERVRDLLPGGDSWDQEAELRDPEYHLAMLRFREEHMLGGVARRLKRGVDAGGDPAAVFSGVQDHVIASAHAHVERLVLEAFTAKVDKLPDGPTKDLLARVCSLHALGEIERDRAWFLEHGRLSVARSKAISREVGALCRELRPSASTLVEAFSVPRELLRAEDLIG; this is translated from the coding sequence ATGAGCACCGACGACCTGACCCAGGGCCTGGCCGCCGCCCTCGACGGCCGTGACGCGGACGTACGCCGCCAGGTCCGTGACCAGCTGATCCCGCACGCCGGCCTGTTGCACGAGGCAGACGAGCTGCCGCGCGATGCCTATCGCGAACGCGTGCGCGACCTGCTCCTGGAGATGACGAAGTCGGGTCTGACCGGCCTCGGCTTCCCCAAGGAGTACGGCGGGGCGGGGGACGTCGGCGCCTCCATCGCCGCCTTCGAGACGCTGGCGCTGGGAGACCTGTCGATCCTGGTGAAGTCGGGTGTGCAGTTCGGCCTGTTCGGCGGCGCGATCCTGCACCTCGGCACCGAGCGGCACCACGAGGCCTACCTCTCCGACGTGGTCTCCGGACGACTGCTGGGATGCTTCGCGATGACCGAGCACGGGCACGGCTCGAACGTCGCCGAGCTCGGCACCACCCTCACCTACGACCCGGACACCGACGAGCTCATCGTCACGACCACCGACGCCAACGCCTACAAGGACTACATCGGCAACGCCGCCAAGGACGGTGAGCTCGCGGTCGTGTTCGCGAACCTGGTGGTCGCGGGGGAGAAGCACGGGGTGCACGCGGTGCTCGTGCCGATCCGTGTCGACGGCCGGCCCGCCCCCGGCGTACGGATCGAGGACGATGGCCCGAAGATGGGCCTCAACGGCGTGGACAACGGCCGGCTGTGGTTCGACGACGTCCGGGTGCCGCGGGCCAACCTGCTCAACCGGTTCGCCGACATCACCGACGACGGCCGCTACGAGAGCTCGATCGAGAACCCGAACCGGCGCTTCTTCACCATGCTCGGCACGCTCGTCCAGGGTCGCGTGAGCGTCGGCGGAGCGGCGCTGGGCGCAGCCAGGTCGGCCCTGACGATCGCCACCCTGTACGCCGACCGCCGCCGCCAGTTCGGCTCCGGCGATGGGCAGGAGATGCTCCTGCTCGACTACGGCCAGCACCAGCGTCGGCTGCTCCCGCTGATCGCCCGCACCTACGCTCTCACCTTCGCCCAGGAGGTGCTGCGCGAGCAGTTGCACGAGGTCTTCAGCGCGCCGCCGGAGACCGTCGAGACCCAGACCCGCCGCGAGCTGGAGTCACGTGCCGCCGGTACCAAGGCTCTGGCCACCTGGCACGCCACCCGCGCCATCCAGGAGTGTCGGGAGGCCTGTGGTGGCGCCGGCTACCTGGCGGCCAACCGGTTCGCCGCGCTCAAGGCCGACACCGATGTCTTCACCACCTTCGAGGGTGACAACACGGTGCTCCTCCAGCTGGTCGCCAAGGGCCTGCTGACCGATTACGCCAGCGACTTCGAGGACCTCGACCAGTTCGGCATGGTCCGCTTCGTGACAGGGGTCGCCGTGGAGACGGTGCTGGAGCGGACAGCGGCGCACAAGCTGCTGGAGCGTGTCCGGGACCTGCTGCCTGGCGGCGACTCCTGGGACCAGGAGGCCGAGCTGCGCGACCCGGAGTACCACCTCGCGATGCTCCGCTTCCGCGAGGAGCACATGCTGGGCGGCGTGGCGCGCCGGCTCAAGCGCGGCGTCGACGCCGGCGGCGACCCGGCCGCTGTCTTCTCCGGCGTGCAGGACCACGTGATCGCCTCGGCGCACGCCCACGTGGAGCGGCTTGTCCTCGAGGCGTTCACCGCCAAGGTCGACAAGCTGCCCGACGGGCCGACCAAGGATCTCCTGGCGCGGGTGTGCAGCCTGCACGCACTCGGCGAGATCGAGCGCGACCGCGCCTGGTTCCTCGAGCACGGCCGGCTCAGCGTGGCACGGTCCAAGGCGATCTCCCGCGAGGTCGGCGCGCTGTGCCGCGAGCTGCGCCCCTCGGCGAGCACGCTGGTCGAGGCGTTCAGCGTCCCGCGCGAGCTGCTCCGCGCCGAGGACCTGATCGGCTGA
- a CDS encoding C40 family peptidase, with protein sequence MLSLGLASACLMTSSAIAQPHQPIPSKQDVAQAQQAVTSKQSEVGRIRAQLASANTRLQQASDTAEIAAEAYNGAQWKADQARTAADQAREAAKQAQAAQQAQRKAYAQSVVGDYQAAPELTSLAGMAKADGIDQIQQQTQAMNTSQTALNAQYGRLQAAASLAKVTSSQAADTERKAAAAEAEAKQKRDAAATAAQKAQDEAAGIAVQKTKLIRQLAHLKHVSVKIAAKRQAALEERAEERAAAAAAAKEAAEAAAKQAAAEAQAKAAQQRESQKGARTGTMPSAQAAPSASSHADQAPATSASGVSAALSFARAQIGEPYVWGAAGPSSWDCSGLVMRAWEQGGIDLPHYSVAQYEESTPISFGDLRPGDLVFWGTTENPGSIHHVALYAGNGMIIQAPHTGADVDEVSMYSWTAPNFFARP encoded by the coding sequence GTGCTCTCGCTCGGCCTCGCCTCGGCCTGCCTGATGACGTCCTCGGCGATCGCGCAGCCGCACCAGCCGATCCCCAGCAAGCAGGACGTGGCGCAGGCCCAGCAGGCGGTGACGAGCAAGCAGAGTGAGGTCGGCCGGATCCGGGCGCAGCTGGCGAGCGCCAACACCCGGCTGCAGCAGGCCAGCGACACCGCTGAGATCGCCGCCGAGGCCTACAACGGCGCGCAGTGGAAGGCCGACCAGGCCCGGACGGCAGCGGACCAGGCCCGCGAAGCGGCGAAGCAGGCCCAGGCCGCTCAGCAGGCGCAGCGCAAGGCGTACGCCCAGAGCGTGGTCGGCGACTACCAGGCCGCACCCGAGCTGACCTCACTGGCGGGTATGGCCAAGGCAGACGGGATCGACCAGATCCAGCAGCAGACCCAGGCGATGAACACCTCGCAGACGGCGCTCAACGCGCAGTACGGCCGGCTCCAGGCCGCGGCCTCCCTGGCCAAGGTCACCTCCAGCCAGGCCGCAGACACCGAGCGCAAGGCAGCCGCTGCCGAGGCGGAGGCCAAGCAGAAGCGCGACGCCGCGGCGACGGCCGCGCAGAAGGCGCAGGACGAGGCGGCAGGCATCGCCGTACAGAAGACGAAGCTGATCCGGCAGCTGGCCCACCTCAAGCACGTCAGCGTGAAGATCGCAGCGAAGCGGCAGGCCGCGCTCGAGGAGCGGGCCGAGGAGCGCGCGGCCGCTGCCGCCGCGGCGAAGGAGGCCGCCGAGGCAGCGGCGAAGCAGGCCGCCGCCGAGGCGCAGGCGAAGGCCGCCCAGCAGCGCGAGTCGCAGAAGGGCGCCCGCACCGGCACCATGCCGAGCGCACAGGCGGCGCCGAGCGCCTCGAGTCACGCCGACCAGGCCCCGGCCACCAGCGCCTCAGGCGTGTCAGCAGCCCTCTCCTTCGCCCGAGCCCAGATCGGCGAGCCCTACGTGTGGGGCGCCGCCGGGCCGAGCAGCTGGGACTGCTCCGGCCTGGTCATGCGGGCCTGGGAACAGGGCGGCATCGACCTGCCGCACTACTCGGTCGCGCAGTACGAGGAGTCGACGCCGATCAGCTTCGGCGACCTCCGCCCCGGTGACCTGGTCTTCTGGGGCACCACCGAGAACCCCGGCTCGATCCACCACGTCGCGCTCTACGCCGGCAACGGCATGATCATCCAGGCCCCGCACACCGGGGCCGACGTCGACGAGGTCTCGATGTACTCCTGGACGGCACCGAACTTCTTCGCCCGTCCCTGA
- a CDS encoding inorganic diphosphatase: MTLTFDVLIEIPKGSRNKYEVDHESGKIRLDRVLFTSMVYPTDYGYIEGTLGGDGDPLDALVLLPFPVYPGVVVECRPVAMYVMEDEKGQDEKVLCVPNDPRFDDIQDIDDVANWDLDEIKHFFERYKDLEPGKSVKGSDWVGRDAAITEIEASYERAKAAGY; the protein is encoded by the coding sequence ATGACGCTGACGTTCGACGTCCTGATCGAGATCCCGAAGGGCTCGCGCAACAAGTACGAGGTCGACCACGAGAGCGGCAAGATCCGCCTCGACCGCGTGCTGTTCACCTCGATGGTCTACCCGACCGACTACGGCTACATCGAGGGCACCCTCGGCGGCGATGGCGACCCGTTGGACGCGCTCGTGCTGCTGCCGTTCCCCGTCTACCCCGGCGTGGTGGTCGAGTGCCGCCCCGTCGCGATGTACGTGATGGAGGACGAGAAGGGCCAGGACGAGAAGGTCCTGTGCGTCCCGAACGACCCGCGCTTCGACGACATCCAGGACATCGACGACGTCGCCAACTGGGACCTCGACGAGATCAAGCACTTCTTCGAGCGCTACAAGGACCTCGAGCCGGGCAAGTCCGTCAAGGGCTCTGACTGGGTGGGCCGCGACGCCGCGATCACGGAGATCGAGGCGTCGTACGAGCGGGCGAAGGCCGCCGGGTACTGA
- a CDS encoding phosphatase PAP2 family protein: MYRRAQFLLIGTALLVGIGAIVLAATSGHHLVDPDGSFLGPSWARLPILLGAAIGVDLIPRTVWVSRGKPKLMPAIFRERLRTHWTRDRLTLVGLGVVCFYIVYVGYRNMKSALPFVIHTKYDHDLELIDTAILFGHHPGAVMQNVFGDGALAYLFSYVYLWFLPLVPIAVTIWIVWSRNLAYGYWFVGSQCIAWTLGTISYYALPTLGPGIAYPYIYHGEPDTPAGQLMDALVHGRQNIRWSEGVVNAVQSVAGFASLHCAITMLTALMVQHTVNNRFLRIFFWCNFCVTALATLYFGWHSLSDDVAGVMIALVSFYVGGLAAGHRFERKGTRDLEAEGAQIHAKEALARG, from the coding sequence ATGTACCGCCGCGCCCAGTTCCTCCTCATCGGGACAGCACTCCTGGTCGGCATCGGAGCGATCGTGCTGGCGGCGACCAGCGGCCATCACCTGGTGGACCCCGACGGCAGCTTCCTCGGCCCGTCCTGGGCACGCCTCCCGATCCTCCTCGGCGCGGCCATCGGCGTGGACCTGATCCCGCGCACGGTATGGGTCTCGCGGGGCAAGCCGAAGCTGATGCCGGCGATCTTCCGGGAGCGGCTGCGGACGCACTGGACCCGCGACCGGCTCACGCTGGTCGGGCTCGGCGTGGTCTGCTTCTACATCGTCTACGTCGGCTACCGGAACATGAAGTCGGCGCTTCCGTTCGTCATCCACACCAAGTACGACCACGACCTCGAGCTGATCGACACCGCCATCCTGTTCGGCCACCATCCGGGCGCGGTGATGCAGAACGTCTTCGGCGACGGGGCGCTGGCCTACCTGTTCTCCTACGTCTACCTGTGGTTCCTGCCGCTGGTGCCGATCGCGGTGACCATCTGGATCGTGTGGTCGAGAAACCTCGCCTACGGCTACTGGTTCGTCGGCTCACAGTGCATCGCCTGGACGCTGGGCACGATCTCCTACTACGCACTGCCCACGCTGGGACCGGGGATCGCCTACCCGTACATCTACCACGGCGAGCCGGACACGCCAGCCGGCCAGCTGATGGATGCCCTCGTCCATGGCCGGCAGAACATCAGATGGAGCGAGGGGGTGGTGAACGCGGTCCAGTCCGTGGCCGGCTTCGCCTCGCTGCACTGCGCGATCACGATGCTCACGGCGCTGATGGTCCAGCACACCGTCAACAACCGCTTCCTGCGGATCTTCTTCTGGTGCAACTTCTGCGTCACCGCGCTGGCCACGCTCTACTTCGGCTGGCACAGCCTCTCCGACGACGTCGCCGGCGTGATGATCGCGCTGGTCTCCTTCTACGTCGGTGGGCTGGCCGCGGGGCACAGGTTCGAGCGCAAGGGCACACGCGATCTTGAGGCCGAAGGTGCGCAGATCCATGCGAAGGAAGCGCTCGCGCGCGGTTGA
- a CDS encoding GNAT family N-acetyltransferase: MHVLAVPFLELEPRHAYAAWRLRQQVFVLEQACLYPDLDGRDAEPGTTHVLLLTDEGALAGYARVLDDGARWRIGRVVLDAAYRGQGLADRLMRGALEGAADRDVVLDAQSPLAGWYATFGFTPDGPEFVEDGIAHTPMRLTRR; encoded by the coding sequence GTGCACGTCCTCGCCGTACCGTTCCTCGAGCTCGAGCCCCGCCACGCGTACGCCGCCTGGCGGCTGCGCCAGCAGGTGTTCGTGCTGGAGCAGGCCTGCCTCTACCCCGACCTCGACGGTCGCGACGCCGAGCCGGGCACCACCCACGTGCTGCTGCTCACCGATGAGGGCGCCCTCGCCGGCTACGCCCGCGTGCTGGACGACGGCGCCCGGTGGCGGATCGGTCGGGTGGTGCTCGACGCGGCGTATCGCGGCCAGGGCCTGGCCGATCGCCTGATGCGGGGCGCGCTGGAGGGCGCAGCGGACCGCGACGTGGTGCTCGACGCCCAGTCGCCACTCGCGGGCTGGTACGCCACCTTCGGCTTCACCCCGGACGGGCCGGAGTTCGTCGAGGACGGCATCGCGCACACCCCGATGCGGCTCACCCGGCGCTGA